One genomic window of Arthrobacter caoxuetaonis includes the following:
- a CDS encoding glutamyl-tRNA reductase, with translation MVLLSLIATHSDVDLETVARLSAGAPKVPSSLLENGPAVAGAVVLATCNRFEVYCEARSEDDVEAARSAAIAEISRHSGLEEDLVSRSLTTNTGQEVAKHLFAVGAGLDSAVVGEREIAGQVRRALIEAQEEGTASGTLTRLFQTASRTAKDVGALTALGKRGLSIVSVALELATDLSEDIDWRNKAVVVFGTGAYAGATMALLKERGCTDIGVYSSSGRAESFTASRGGTALDGESLTAAVARADVVIGCSGSDNQVGADDIRRVREETERPLIIIDLALTHDFDPAVREVDGVELITLESVRLAAPAEQAESLQQANRIVSDAAKAFSEAQLSRELDSAIVALRRHTLSVLDKELEKVRAQHGCTGAGQEVEFAMRRMVKALLHVPAVRARELAANGGQDDYIRGLEAIYGITLDESPAKQSGAAAEPVPEEETGRSKSA, from the coding sequence GTGGTTCTTCTATCCCTTATTGCGACGCACTCAGACGTAGACCTTGAGACCGTAGCCCGGCTTAGTGCGGGCGCGCCCAAGGTCCCTTCCTCCCTGCTGGAAAACGGCCCCGCTGTTGCCGGCGCGGTGGTCCTGGCGACCTGCAACAGGTTTGAGGTGTACTGCGAAGCCCGGTCTGAGGACGACGTCGAAGCGGCACGTTCCGCAGCCATCGCGGAAATCAGCCGGCACTCGGGCCTGGAAGAAGACCTCGTCTCCCGCTCCTTGACCACCAACACCGGCCAGGAAGTAGCCAAGCACCTGTTTGCCGTGGGCGCAGGGCTGGACTCCGCCGTCGTCGGCGAACGCGAAATTGCCGGCCAGGTGCGGCGCGCACTCATCGAAGCGCAGGAAGAGGGCACGGCCAGCGGCACCCTCACCCGCTTGTTCCAGACAGCTTCACGAACAGCCAAGGACGTTGGCGCGCTGACGGCGCTGGGCAAACGCGGGCTTTCGATCGTTTCCGTCGCGCTGGAACTCGCTACAGATCTCTCCGAAGACATTGACTGGCGCAACAAGGCCGTCGTCGTTTTCGGCACCGGAGCCTATGCCGGAGCAACCATGGCGCTGCTCAAGGAGCGCGGCTGCACCGACATCGGCGTCTATTCCTCTTCCGGACGCGCCGAGTCCTTCACCGCTTCCCGCGGCGGAACCGCGTTGGACGGCGAGAGCCTGACAGCCGCCGTGGCCCGTGCCGACGTCGTCATTGGCTGTTCGGGTTCGGACAACCAGGTCGGCGCCGACGATATCCGCCGGGTCCGGGAAGAAACCGAGCGTCCCCTGATCATCATCGACCTGGCACTGACACATGATTTCGACCCCGCTGTCCGCGAGGTCGACGGCGTAGAGCTGATCACGCTGGAGTCTGTTCGGCTGGCGGCTCCCGCGGAGCAGGCGGAATCACTGCAGCAGGCCAACCGGATTGTTTCCGACGCCGCCAAGGCCTTCTCCGAAGCGCAGCTGAGCCGGGAACTGGATTCGGCAATCGTCGCCCTGCGCCGTCACACCCTCAGCGTCCTGGACAAGGAACTGGAGAAGGTCCGTGCCCAGCACGGCTGCACCGGTGCCGGGCAGGAAGTTGAATTCGCGATGCGCCGCATGGTCAAGGCCCTGCTGCATGTCCCCGCCGTCCGTGCCCGGGAGCTGGCAGCCAACGGCGGACAGGATGACTACATCCGCGGGCTGGAAGCCATCTACGGCATCACCCTGGATGAGTCACCGGCCAAGCAATCCGGTGCCGCGGCTGAGCCGGTTCCGGAAGAAGAGACCGGGCGCAGCAAGTCCGCCTGA
- the hemE gene encoding uroporphyrinogen decarboxylase, with translation MTLSASHPLMDGRTADSPLITAYRGGTPSRRPVWFMRQAGRSLPEYRKVREGIGMLESCLQPELASEITLQPVRRHDVDAGIFFSDIVIPLKLAGVDVDIVPGVGPVLGAPVRTAADVAALPRLTEEALEPIRQAVALTVEQLGSTPLIGFAGAPFTLAAYMVEGKPSRDHLGPRTMMHADPETWKALTDWAADASGMFLRAQLEAGASAGQLFDSWAGSLGLKDYTEKVAPASARALEHVRGLGAPLVHFGTGTSELLAAMRDVGVDVVGVDYRLPLDEANRRLGGTVPLQGNIDPALLSAPWPVLEAHVRGVLAAGASAPGHVVNLGHGVPPETDPEILTRVVELVHSVEP, from the coding sequence ATGACTCTCAGCGCCTCTCATCCGCTCATGGATGGCCGCACGGCCGATTCCCCGCTTATCACCGCTTACCGCGGCGGCACGCCGTCCCGGCGTCCGGTCTGGTTCATGCGCCAGGCTGGACGTTCGCTGCCTGAATACCGCAAGGTCCGGGAAGGCATCGGCATGCTCGAATCCTGCCTGCAGCCTGAGCTGGCTTCCGAGATCACGCTGCAGCCGGTCCGCCGGCACGACGTCGATGCCGGAATCTTCTTTTCCGACATCGTGATCCCGCTGAAGCTGGCGGGAGTGGACGTGGACATCGTTCCGGGTGTCGGGCCCGTCCTGGGCGCACCGGTACGGACTGCCGCCGACGTCGCTGCCCTTCCCCGCCTCACCGAAGAGGCGCTGGAACCGATCCGCCAGGCTGTGGCACTGACGGTGGAGCAGCTGGGCAGCACGCCGCTGATCGGCTTCGCCGGGGCACCGTTCACGCTGGCCGCCTACATGGTGGAAGGCAAACCGTCGCGCGACCACCTGGGCCCGCGCACGATGATGCACGCCGACCCGGAAACCTGGAAGGCCCTGACGGACTGGGCGGCCGATGCCTCCGGCATGTTCCTGCGCGCCCAGCTGGAAGCCGGGGCCAGCGCCGGCCAGCTCTTTGATTCCTGGGCAGGGTCGCTGGGGCTCAAGGACTACACCGAGAAGGTGGCGCCGGCATCGGCCCGGGCCCTCGAACATGTCCGCGGCCTCGGTGCGCCGCTGGTGCACTTCGGTACGGGAACGTCGGAGCTGCTGGCCGCGATGCGCGACGTCGGCGTCGACGTCGTTGGCGTTGACTACCGTTTGCCGCTGGATGAGGCCAACCGCCGCCTGGGCGGGACCGTTCCGCTCCAGGGCAACATTGACCCGGCGCTGCTGTCCGCACCCTGGCCCGTCCTGGAAGCGCATGTTCGCGGGGTCCTGGCAGCCGGAGCCTCGGCACCGGGCCACGTGGTGAACCTCGGCCACGGCGTGCCGCCGGAAACCGACCCGGAAATCCTGACCCGGGTGGTTGAACTCGTTCACTCCGTGGAGCCGTAA
- the moeB gene encoding molybdopterin-synthase adenylyltransferase MoeB translates to MSIDTLASLPPLVDPAAELTREETERYSRHLILPGFGAEAQRRLKNAKVLVIGAGGLGSPALLYLAAAGVGTLGIVDDDRVDTSNLQRQVIHSVHDVGTSKAESARTSVKALNPLVDVVLHEVRLDAGNALEIFSGYDLILDGTDNFATRYLVNDAAEILGKPYVWGSILRFDGQVSVFWGQHGPTYRDLYPEAPEPGAVPSCAEGGVLGVLCAQIGSVMVNEAVKLLTGTGRTLLGRVLVFNALDMSFREVGLRRDPDRPKVTGLIDYGLFCGTGSARAEVPGISVTELAALLRERAAGRADFDLIDVREPGEHGIVSIDGAALVPRAGILSGENVPDPGRTVYVHCKSGGRSAEVTAFLRERGNPSAYNVDGGILEWVRNIEPHKPVY, encoded by the coding sequence ATGAGCATTGACACACTCGCTTCGCTGCCGCCACTGGTTGATCCCGCAGCGGAACTGACCCGTGAGGAAACCGAGCGTTATTCCAGGCATCTCATCCTTCCGGGTTTTGGCGCTGAGGCCCAGCGCCGGCTCAAAAACGCCAAAGTGCTGGTGATCGGCGCCGGCGGTCTGGGGTCGCCGGCGTTGCTCTACCTGGCGGCCGCGGGAGTGGGGACCCTGGGCATCGTGGACGATGACCGGGTGGACACCTCCAATCTCCAGCGCCAGGTCATCCACTCCGTTCACGACGTCGGCACCTCCAAAGCGGAGTCGGCACGCACCAGCGTGAAGGCGCTGAACCCCCTGGTGGACGTGGTGCTGCATGAAGTCCGGCTCGATGCCGGAAATGCGCTGGAGATCTTCAGCGGTTATGACCTGATCCTGGACGGAACGGATAACTTTGCCACCCGCTACCTTGTCAATGACGCGGCGGAGATCCTGGGCAAGCCGTATGTGTGGGGATCCATCCTGCGTTTTGACGGACAGGTCAGCGTCTTCTGGGGACAGCACGGCCCAACGTACCGGGACCTCTATCCGGAAGCGCCCGAGCCCGGTGCCGTTCCGTCCTGCGCGGAAGGCGGAGTGCTGGGAGTCCTGTGCGCGCAGATCGGCTCGGTGATGGTCAATGAAGCGGTCAAGCTTCTCACCGGGACCGGCCGGACACTGCTGGGGCGGGTGCTGGTCTTCAACGCCCTGGACATGAGCTTTCGGGAAGTGGGGCTCCGCAGGGACCCGGACCGTCCCAAGGTCACCGGGCTCATTGACTACGGTCTTTTCTGCGGGACGGGTTCCGCCCGGGCCGAGGTGCCCGGGATTTCAGTGACGGAGCTGGCGGCACTGCTCCGGGAACGCGCGGCCGGCAGGGCGGATTTCGACCTGATCGACGTGCGGGAACCGGGGGAACACGGGATTGTGAGCATCGACGGCGCAGCCTTGGTTCCCCGGGCAGGGATTCTGTCCGGAGAAAACGTCCCGGATCCCGGCCGGACAGTCTATGTGCACTGCAAGTCCGGCGGCCGGTCGGCTGAAGTGACGGCTTTCCTGAGGGAGCGCGGAAACCCCAGCGCCTACAACGTCGACGGCGGCATCCTTGAATGGGTGCGGAACATCGAGCCGCACAAACCCGTCTACTAA